In Cotesia glomerata isolate CgM1 linkage group LG1, MPM_Cglom_v2.3, whole genome shotgun sequence, one genomic interval encodes:
- the LOC123275108 gene encoding 39S ribosomal protein L40, mitochondrial, translating into MSFLSALAKQSRVLLNPGLRQCPKRNIFTNISPVYFKITDTLFGEPLKRKKRLDPSVIRHREERKRRKLEKHIRRLEKHSKKLKPISECQVPFKLIDELKQRTRPKPELTPEVIEERTLLLKDWSRYKLRQHVQDVMTIESMIASQHRALEELKAESKDLYDAAIELDMSLLSLEVTGPTRTPPISNYDVPDGDYFDVSKKWENE; encoded by the exons ATGTCTTTTTTAAGTGCTCTTGCTAAACAATCtag aGTTTTATTGAACCCCGGACTAAGGCAATGTCCTAAAAggaatatttttactaatatttctccagtttattttaaaataacagaCACTTTGTT tgGTGAACCATTGAAGAGGAAGAAAAGATTAGATCCATCTGTCATAAGACACAGAGAGGAACGTAAACGgcgaaaattagaaaaacataTTCGGCGATTAGAAAAGCATTCTAAAAAGCTAAAACCGATTTCTGAATGTCAAGTaccatttaaattaattgatgaactgaa GCAAAGAACCCGTCCAAAGCCAGAACTGACACCCGAAGTAATCGAAGAACGAACTCTGTTACTAAAAGACTGGTCAAGATACAAACTCCGTCAACACGTGCAAGACGTGATGACAATAGAGTCCATGATCGCATCCCAGCACAGAGCTCTCGAAGAACTCAAAGCCGAATCAAAAGATCTTTATGATGCAGCAATAGAACTTGACATGTCTTTGTTGTCGTTAGAAGTCACAGGACCTACACGCACTCCACCGATTTCAAACTACGACGTGCCGGATGGAGATTACTTCGATGTATCCAAAAAATGGGAAaacgaataa
- the LOC123275106 gene encoding pyrroline-5-carboxylate reductase 1, mitochondrial has product MKIGFFGGGKMAHALAKGFIKAGLKGDSMVASCLPSDLKSKQAFETIGSKVVFLNKLVADHGDVLIISVKPQVVSKILPEIKNSDKLILSIAAGASIEDLEKNLPKGTPVIRLMPNIPVSIGYGATVFKRGTFANQEHAALVKKLFTSMGICEEIEEDESLLDTVTALAGSGPAYVYMMIESLADGAVKMGMSRQLAYKLATQTVLGAGAMVNHHQSIGDGCHPAQLKDDVASPAGSTIMAIHHLEKNGMRSAVIGAIEVATLACRTFSKKQ; this is encoded by the exons ATGAAAATCGGGTTTTTTGGTGGTGGAAAAATGGCCCACGCTTTGGCAAAAGGATTTATCAAAGCcg GCTTAAAGGGAGACTCTATGGTAGCCAGCTGCTTACCGAGCGATTTAAAAAGCAAACAAGCATTTGAG ACTATCGGATctaaagttgtttttttaaacaaactaGTTGCAGATCATGGagatgttttaattatttctgttAAACCACAAGTTGTTAGTAAAATACTtccagaaataaaaaattctgataaattaattctttctATTGCTGCTGGGGCTTCTATTGAAGATttagaaaaa aatttACCAAAAGGAACACCAGTAATAAGATTGATGCCCAATATTCCGGTATCAATTGGCTATGGCGCGACAGTATTCAAAAGAGGAACATTTGCTAATCAAGAACATGCAgctttagttaaaaaattatttacctcCATGGGAATTTGCGAAGAAATTGAAGAAGATGAAAGTCTGCTGGACACAGTGACAGCTCTTGCAGGATCAGGACCGGCTTAT gTTTACATGATGATCGAATCACTGGCAGACGGTGCTGTCAAAATGGGAATGTCCCGTCAATTAGCTTACAAATTAGCAACTCAGACAGTCCTAGGAGCCGGAGCGATGGTAAATCACCACCAGAGTATCGGAGATGGCTGTCACCCAGCTCAGCTAAAAGACGACGTGGCTTCTCCAGCCGGTTCCACGATAATGGCGATTCATCACTTGGAAAAAAACGGTATGCGGTCAGCTGTCATCGGAGCTATCGAAGTTGCGACTTTAGCCTGCAGGACattctcaaaaaaacaataa